DNA from Pajaroellobacter abortibovis:
CTCCTTCCCCTTCTCGATAGGGCTTATCATCCAAGTAACAGCGAATCACATTAAAACGACGCGCTTCCACGCGAGCCCCTTGGAGATCTCCCAAGGCAAGATAATTGATCATATTGATCGTATTAATTAGCAGCTTTTCATAAGCAGGAGCTTTGTAACGCCCTGATGAATCCGAAAAGATATGCTTCCCCACTTCATCCAATGCGCCACGAGACATATCCAGCAAATCGATCGCTTTGTCTGCTGTTTCCAGATCTCGCTTACTTTCTTTAAAATGGCAGAGCGCCTGCTGGACAGTCCCTCGGTCTAAGACAAGAAGCGCATTATCCCCTTCCAGCTTCTCGGGGAAGTCCTGATCTCGTTCTACCCCTAACGCTTCGTTGGCTTTCTGAAGTGCGACTTGAGGTCGATTCTGATCTAGAGCCATACGGATACCTTGGGAACGCGCCTCATACCCTCTACAACCAAGCAAGAACACACTCACCCAAAAAAAAGCAGATTGTTTTTTCTTTACAAGACTCATCCTAAGAACAAGAACTATCGAATGGCCTTGGTCACATACGATTTATGTTGCCATTTGATGGCGCTTGTCTCGACCTCGATCACCTGCATAAAAAGGAAATATTGGACTCTTCTCATACTATCTGTGCGCTCATCCGAAGCTTGCACCTTCCCTGTAACGATGTATTGCGCTCCCAATTGACGACCATACTGTCCAATTTTATTTGGATTAAACGCAGCATTCGAAAACCCTTCCACTTCTTTAATCATCTGAAGCTGCCGCTCACGACTGATCACCATGACGGTATTGGATTCCACAAGCCAGGTTTCCGTTTCACTCAACACCGCCTGCAATTGCGAGTCGATATGCTCACTGGTTTCGTTTTGAAAGGGGAAAATCGCAACCCGAGCTTTTCCTTGATGTTCTCGCCAGAATTGCATCACCGGAGAATTCCCAAGGTGATTGAGACATTCATTAAGCATACGACCGATGTCATCCTTATCAAGGCCTGTACTCATCGCAGGTGCGTCAACAGAAGGATTGTTAGCTCCTCGGATATATTCTTTTCTACATCCCGCTATATTCAAAAGAAGAGAAAGTGACACAACCCCACAGGATAGTTTTCGCATGTTCATTGAGAGTACCTCCATTGCATTTCAGATTTTACAAAAATCTTTGGGTGATTCGTCTAATGCCTCCGCACTCTTTGAATGGCCATTGTAATAATTTTTTCCAAACGAGCCTCTGATTGAAGCCCTTCCAGTTTCTCACCACTAACCCAGAGAGTGGGGAGGCCTCGCCCCTCTGAATCTTCAAAATCTTTGCGATCCTGTTCGAGCCGCTGATCGATGAGCGCATCGTTTAAGCAAATACGAAATGCTTCTGTGTCCATCCCAACCGCAGCAGCGATACGTTGACATCCTTCCGCTGTCAACTCTGAGATGGGGGCTCTGAAAAGCGCGTGGGTCATTTCCTCACCTCTCCCCATCGTTTCACCACAGCAAGCCGCACGCGCAGCAATCAAAGAATGAGGATGAATGCGTGTAAGCGGGACTTGTTTACGCACAATGCGCAAGTCTTGTTTATGATTCAACAGCACAGCAGAGAGAGCTTCATGTGTTAAACGACAAAAAGGACACTCAAAATCGAGAAAGTCGATTACAGTAACCTGACCTGGAGGTGTTTGCTCAATTTCACGATTAATTGGCCCAGGGATCTGAGGCCCTTTTATCTTTTTGAGCGCAAGGGGAGCACACCCTACTACCATTAAAAAGCTCAGAGCTAATATTCCTCGCTTTTTCGTATCAATAAAATCGATCTTCTTAAAAAATCGAAAGACTGCAATGATGCACAATACACAAATGGCTCCATCAATGACGAGACAATAAGGACAGAAATGACCCCACACGAACTGTACAGCAATTAAGAAAAAGGCGCAGCAAGCTGCAGGCACAGAGAGCAGAAGCATCCACCGCCGCATCGAATTACCTGGTAAAAGAGTCGAGAGGGACAGCAGAAAAAAAAGCAAAACTCCTGCCAATGGAGTTGGAATACCACCCCAATACGCAAAGCGAGAGAGCCTCAATGCATCGCAACCGCTCCCCAAGGAACAAAAAGTTGGAACTGCACTTTGATAATCGATCAAAAGAGCCAATGACGAGCTGAATCCCGTGCCTAAGATAAGCAAGATAACCAAAAGAGACACAGTCGTTTTGAAAAACTGAGATCCCATAAAAACTGCAAATGGTTGATAATAAAGAGTCCTAACAAGAAATCATTTTAACGGGTTTTGAATGAACAAAAAGAAACAATGTTGCACGATGGCCACCTATTCTATCTCTAAATCGAGAAGTCTTCGCAGAAAAGATGAACCTCTTTCTAAAAAAAAGAGGAGAAGAAAAGAGGAGAAGAAACGTATAGCCTATTCCGAACAAGAGGGCATTTTATCTATGAATCCCAAGGGGTTTGGATTCGTCTCCAAGATCCATGGAAAAGGTGGAGATATTTTTATTCCACCCTCTTCCATTGGAGGGGCCCTTCACGGAGATCGCGTGCTTGTTCGCAGTGTAATACACACGCACAGAGGAGAAGAAGGAGACATCTTGCAAATCGTAGAGCGAGGAGCGAAGCTTATCGTGGGGACCCTCTACCGTTCTCGGAAACTCGCATGGATAGAACCCGATGATACCCGTATGCCCCATCTTTACATAACACCTTCCGAAAAGGGCAAAGCGCTTCCATCGATCCAAGAAGGATCTGCAGCGACTGCGAGAATTACGCACTACCCTGAGTTCACTGGGGATTCCCTTCAAGGGACTTTAGAAACCATCCTAGGCCCCACTGGGGAACTCAAAGTAGAGGTAGCTAAACTGCTAGCCATGGAACAAATTGAGGAAAACCATTCTCCTCAAGCCATTCAAGAAGCGAAAGCTTATGGGACCATTGTCTCTTCTGATCTACTCGAGGGGCGGGAAGATTTAACCCACCTCCCATTTTTGACGATTGATCCCCAAGATGCTCGGGATCACGATGACGCGATCTGGATTGAATCGCAACCAAATGGATGGCGCGTCTGGATTGCCATTGCGGATGTGAGCACGTATGTCCGTCCTGGAACTCATCTTGACGAGGAAGCCAAACAGCGAGGATGCACCATCTATTTACCCGATCGCGCTGTTCCTATGCTTCCTGTAGAGCTATCCGCTCACCTTTGCTCTCTCCTCCCTGACGTCAATCGGCTATCCCTCTGCGTAGAGGCCACACTCACCCCTCAAGGTAAAGTTACTTCCTTTC
Protein-coding regions in this window:
- a CDS encoding CsgG/HfaB family protein — translated: MRKLSCGVVSLSLLLNIAGCRKEYIRGANNPSVDAPAMSTGLDKDDIGRMLNECLNHLGNSPVMQFWREHQGKARVAIFPFQNETSEHIDSQLQAVLSETETWLVESNTVMVISRERQLQMIKEVEGFSNAAFNPNKIGQYGRQLGAQYIVTGKVQASDERTDSMRRVQYFLFMQVIEVETSAIKWQHKSYVTKAIR
- a CDS encoding thioredoxin domain-containing protein is translated as MGSQFFKTTVSLLVILLILGTGFSSSLALLIDYQSAVPTFCSLGSGCDALRLSRFAYWGGIPTPLAGVLLFFLLSLSTLLPGNSMRRWMLLLSVPAACCAFFLIAVQFVWGHFCPYCLVIDGAICVLCIIAVFRFFKKIDFIDTKKRGILALSFLMVVGCAPLALKKIKGPQIPGPINREIEQTPPGQVTVIDFLDFECPFCRLTHEALSAVLLNHKQDLRIVRKQVPLTRIHPHSLIAARAACCGETMGRGEEMTHALFRAPISELTAEGCQRIAAAVGMDTEAFRICLNDALIDQRLEQDRKDFEDSEGRGLPTLWVSGEKLEGLQSEARLEKIITMAIQRVRRH